One Bombus pyrosoma isolate SC7728 linkage group LG9, ASM1482585v1, whole genome shotgun sequence genomic window carries:
- the LOC122571016 gene encoding serine palmitoyltransferase 2 isoform X1 codes for MATEAITRRKLNEQEQKISRNGLTFYEDILSNGHAGLQTNGRVQFPENNTRAEPVKPRSKESFERIPFITAVLTHLGFCILMFLGFINQLLFIPKVAQEHNREGYAALYEHFEEFYLRYVYRRVRDCWNRPICSVPGATVTLKDRITKDYGWTFQFTGTTSECINLGSYNYLGFAEANGKCADQSIETLKKFGCASCSSRLELGNMPIHEELEQLTARFLGVEDAIVFGMGFATNALNLPSLVSKGCLVLSDEKNHASLILGLRLSGATVRVFKHNNMKHLEKCLKTAIVFGQPDSGKPWKKIVIVVEGVYSMEGSIVHLPEILQLKKKYKAYLYLDEAHSTGALGKRGRGVCDYYEIDPREVDILMGTFTKSFGSAGGYIAGTKSLINHLRIYSHAHTYAVAMSPPIAQQIITSMKIITGEDGTDDGKRRTKQLARNTRYFRRRLNQIGVIIYGNEDSPVVPMLVYLFSKIGAVVRTLTTYNIAAVGVGFPATPLMEGRIRFCLSAAHTKQQLDYVLSHIESLADSLGLRYSRKIRDPAPIEYYSDGETE; via the exons ATGGCGACGGAGGCTATCACCAGGAGAAAGCTAAATGAACAGGAGCAGAAAATAAGCAGAAACGGCTTAACCTTTTACGAAGACATCTTATCCAACGGCCATGCTGGTTTACAAACCAATGGACGTGTACAG TTTCCAGAAAATAACACGAGAGCAGAACCAGTGAAACCAAGATCAAAGGAGTCGTTCGAGAGGATACCGTTCATCACTGCTGTGTTAACGCATCTAGGGTTCTGTATCCTTATGTTTTTGGGTTTTATAAACCAATTACTTTTCATCCCTAAAGTCGCACAAGAACACAATAGAGAG gGTTATGCAGCACTGTACGaacattttgaagaattttatcttcgataCGTTTACAGAAGAGTGAGGGATTGTTGGAACAGGCCTATATGTTCTGTTCCAGGTGCGACAGTTACACTTAAGGATAGAATAACAAAAGATTATGGATGGACGTTTCA gttTACAGGAACGACATCAGAATGTATAAATTTAGGATCGTATAATTACTTGGGTTTCGCGGAGGCAAATGGTAAATGTGCTGATCAAAGTATTGAAACTTTGAAGAAATTTGGCTGTGCTAGTTGCAGTAGTCGCCTCGAACTCG gaAACATGCCAATTCACGAAGAATTAGAACAGCTGACGGCTAGATTTTTGGGCGTGGAGGACGCCATTGTTTTTGGAATGGGTTTTGCAACAAATGCTCTTAATTTGCCCTCGTTAGTAAGCAAAGGTTGTTTAGTACTAAGTGATGAAAAAAATCATGCTTCATTGATACTTGGGCTGAGGCTGTCCGGTGCTACTGTGAGAGTGTTTAAGCATAATA ACATGAAGCATCTAGAAAAATGCTTAAAAACTGCAATAGTTTTTGGTCAACCAGATTCTGGAAAACCTTGGAAGAAAATAGTAATTGTAGTGGAAGGCGTTTATTCCATGGAAGGTTCTATTGTACATTTACCTGAGATTTTGCAACTCAAGAAGAAGTACAAA GCATATCTTTATTTGGATGAGGCTCATAGCACTGGTGCATTAGGTAAACGTGGAAGAGGAGTTTGcgattattatgaaattgatCCAAGAGAGGTGGACATACTAATGGGTACTTTTACAAAAAGTTTTGGATCTGCTGGAGGTTATATTGCTGGAACAAAG TCATTAATAAACCATTTAAGGATATACAGTCATGCGCATACTTACGCAGTAGCCATGTCTCCACCGATAGCACAGCAAATCATAActtcgatgaaaataattaccgGTGAAGATGGTACAGACGatggaaagagaagaacgaaacAATTAGCAAGAAATACTAGATACTTTAGGCGCAGACTTAATCAGATTGGAGTTATTATTTATGGGAACGAAGACTCGCCTGTTGTACCTATGTTAGTTTatctattttctaaaatagG CGCAGTCGTGCGAACGTTAACTACGTATAACATAGCTGCAGTAGGTGTTGGATTTCCAGCAACTCCATTAATGGAAGGCAGAATACGATTTTGTCTTTCTGCTGCACACACTAAACAACAACTAGATTAT GTATTGTCACATATTGAGAGTCTTGCAGATTCCTTAGGTTTAAGATATTCTCGTAAAATTCGCGATCCAGCGCCTATTGAATACTATTCCGATGGAGAGACCGAATGA
- the LOC122571016 gene encoding serine palmitoyltransferase 2 isoform X2, with translation MFLGFINQLLFIPKVAQEHNREGYAALYEHFEEFYLRYVYRRVRDCWNRPICSVPGATVTLKDRITKDYGWTFQFTGTTSECINLGSYNYLGFAEANGKCADQSIETLKKFGCASCSSRLELGNMPIHEELEQLTARFLGVEDAIVFGMGFATNALNLPSLVSKGCLVLSDEKNHASLILGLRLSGATVRVFKHNNMKHLEKCLKTAIVFGQPDSGKPWKKIVIVVEGVYSMEGSIVHLPEILQLKKKYKAYLYLDEAHSTGALGKRGRGVCDYYEIDPREVDILMGTFTKSFGSAGGYIAGTKSLINHLRIYSHAHTYAVAMSPPIAQQIITSMKIITGEDGTDDGKRRTKQLARNTRYFRRRLNQIGVIIYGNEDSPVVPMLVYLFSKIGAVVRTLTTYNIAAVGVGFPATPLMEGRIRFCLSAAHTKQQLDYVLSHIESLADSLGLRYSRKIRDPAPIEYYSDGETE, from the exons ATGTTTTTGGGTTTTATAAACCAATTACTTTTCATCCCTAAAGTCGCACAAGAACACAATAGAGAG gGTTATGCAGCACTGTACGaacattttgaagaattttatcttcgataCGTTTACAGAAGAGTGAGGGATTGTTGGAACAGGCCTATATGTTCTGTTCCAGGTGCGACAGTTACACTTAAGGATAGAATAACAAAAGATTATGGATGGACGTTTCA gttTACAGGAACGACATCAGAATGTATAAATTTAGGATCGTATAATTACTTGGGTTTCGCGGAGGCAAATGGTAAATGTGCTGATCAAAGTATTGAAACTTTGAAGAAATTTGGCTGTGCTAGTTGCAGTAGTCGCCTCGAACTCG gaAACATGCCAATTCACGAAGAATTAGAACAGCTGACGGCTAGATTTTTGGGCGTGGAGGACGCCATTGTTTTTGGAATGGGTTTTGCAACAAATGCTCTTAATTTGCCCTCGTTAGTAAGCAAAGGTTGTTTAGTACTAAGTGATGAAAAAAATCATGCTTCATTGATACTTGGGCTGAGGCTGTCCGGTGCTACTGTGAGAGTGTTTAAGCATAATA ACATGAAGCATCTAGAAAAATGCTTAAAAACTGCAATAGTTTTTGGTCAACCAGATTCTGGAAAACCTTGGAAGAAAATAGTAATTGTAGTGGAAGGCGTTTATTCCATGGAAGGTTCTATTGTACATTTACCTGAGATTTTGCAACTCAAGAAGAAGTACAAA GCATATCTTTATTTGGATGAGGCTCATAGCACTGGTGCATTAGGTAAACGTGGAAGAGGAGTTTGcgattattatgaaattgatCCAAGAGAGGTGGACATACTAATGGGTACTTTTACAAAAAGTTTTGGATCTGCTGGAGGTTATATTGCTGGAACAAAG TCATTAATAAACCATTTAAGGATATACAGTCATGCGCATACTTACGCAGTAGCCATGTCTCCACCGATAGCACAGCAAATCATAActtcgatgaaaataattaccgGTGAAGATGGTACAGACGatggaaagagaagaacgaaacAATTAGCAAGAAATACTAGATACTTTAGGCGCAGACTTAATCAGATTGGAGTTATTATTTATGGGAACGAAGACTCGCCTGTTGTACCTATGTTAGTTTatctattttctaaaatagG CGCAGTCGTGCGAACGTTAACTACGTATAACATAGCTGCAGTAGGTGTTGGATTTCCAGCAACTCCATTAATGGAAGGCAGAATACGATTTTGTCTTTCTGCTGCACACACTAAACAACAACTAGATTAT GTATTGTCACATATTGAGAGTCTTGCAGATTCCTTAGGTTTAAGATATTCTCGTAAAATTCGCGATCCAGCGCCTATTGAATACTATTCCGATGGAGAGACCGAATGA
- the LOC122571020 gene encoding gem-associated protein 6-like → MEENSHFSHIIYKNDPLLFKSYVGKEVNISTEDNNTISGIVYTVDPVSESIVLLQGCQQNNLKIVFGHAIKNIEISPNQLCELPQLFMNAPTSILRSTVEKRKSAVIKLLQENRFPVKEQNDILTIENVLSIKPPYEPADCICDNSIILGRIQNLLSRIQI, encoded by the exons ATGGAAGAGAATTCGCATTTTTCccatataatttacaaaaatgatcCCTTATTATTTAAGAGTTACGTTGGTAAAGAAGTGAACATTTCAACTGAAGATAATAACACGATTTCTGGTATTGTTTATACGGTTGATCCGGTATCAGAAAG TATTGTACTCCTACAAGGCTgccaacaaaataatttaaaaattgtatttggtcatgcgataaaaaatatagagatcTCTCCAAACCAATTATGCGAATTACCACAATTGTTTATGAACGCGCCAACAAGTATTCTTCGATCGACAGTAGAGAAGCGAAAAAGTGCtgtgataaaattattgcaagaAAATAGATTCCCCGTAAAAGAACAGAACGACATTTTAACAATAGAAAATGTACTTTCAATAAAACCACCGTATGAACCCGCCGATTGCATTTGCGATAATAGCATTATCTTGGGAAGAATTCAAAATCTTCTTTCCCGTATACAAATTTGA
- the LOC122571019 gene encoding trafficking protein particle complex subunit 4 has translation MVIYGVYIVSKSGGLIFNHDHNVPRIENERTFNFPLDIKLNYENKKIVVSFGQKDGINVGHVLTAVNGSPVIGRELENGKDVFELLEQPENFPMLLRFSRARMTTNEKIFLASMFYPLFAIASQLSPEPRCSGIEILEADTFRLHCYQTLTGIKFIVVAEPTQSGIEILLKRVYELYADYALKNPFYSLEMPIRCELFETNLQSLLENVEKSGASNV, from the exons ATGGTTATTTATGGTGTTTATATCGTATCAAAATCGGGTGGACTAATATTTAATCACGATCACAATGTTCCacgaattgaaaatgaaaggacatttaattttcctcttgatataaagttaaattacgaaaataagAAGATTGTCGTCTCATTTGGGCAAAAAGATGGAATTAATG TGGGTCATGTTTTAACTGCAGTAAATGGTAGTCCCGTAATAGGTCGCGAATTGGAGAATGGGAAAGATGTGTTTGAATTGCTAGAACAACCAGAGAATTTTCCTATGTTGCTTAGATTTAGTCGAGCAAGGATGACAAccaatgaaaaaatttttttagcaTCAATGTTCTATCCTCTGTTTGCAATTGCTAGTCAATTAAGTCCTGAACCCCGTTGTTCTGgcattgaaattttagaagCAGATACATTTAGATTACATTGCTACCAAACATTAACTGGAATTAAATTCATTGTGGTAGCAGAACCTACACAGAGTGGAATAGAAATTCTGTTGAAAAGAGTATATGAACTATACGCAGATTATGCTTTGAAAAATCCTTTTTATTCACTGGAAATGCCAATTAGATGTGAATTGTTTGAGACTAATTTACAAAGCTTATTAGAAAATGTTGAGAAGTCTGGTGCTAGCAACGTATAA
- the LOC122571017 gene encoding juvenile hormone epoxide hydrolase 1-like, with protein sequence MLKIAAVIALCTTGIAFFLSSTEEHKVPTLPETNWGPKKNGKESTEIRPFKIDVPAKVLDDLKYRLTHRRTYAQPLEDVAWTYGISTKYLNTVLDYWSDKYNWTERQALLNKYPQFITTIQGLDIHFYHVKPTNLPKDKNLKVLPLLMLHGWPGSVVEFQKIIPILTKPWPNQNFVFEVIAPSLPGYGFSEGAVRPGMATSQMAVVFKNLMHRLGFEKFYVQGGDWGSLISANMAALFPEKITGLHTNMCVVLMSASNFAWSIIGSYFPSLVGAKEHYSLYYPFSAAMSALIEESGYFHIQATKPDTIGTALTASPDALAAYILEKFSTWTNKAYKERDDGGLTEKYTLDELLDNIMIYWVSNSITTSVRLYAENFDSAYRALKVDQLPINVPTACAAFPQELLLQPESLLKSRYPNIIQYNIMPRGGHFAAFEEPRLLADDIFSFVKKTEELKAKSV encoded by the exons atgttgaaaattgcAGCGGTGATAGCGCTTTGCACCACTGGAAtagctttctttttatc TTCCACGGAAGAACATAAGGTTCCAACGTTACCGGAGACAAACTGGGGAccgaagaaaaatggaaaagagtCTACAGAAATACGACCCTTCAAGATCGATGTACCAGcaaaa GTCTTGGATGATTTAAAATACCGCCTGACACATAGAAGAACGTACGCTCAACCATTGGAAGATGTTGCGTGGACTTACGGTATTTCGACTAAATACCTCAATACGGTACTTGATTATTGGAGTGATAAATATAACTGGACTGAAAGACAGGCGTTGCTAAACAAATATCCTCAGTTTATCACAACCATTCAAG GTTTGGATATACATTTCTATCATGTGAAACCAACAAATCTACCAAAGGATAAGAACTTAAAAGTTCTGCCTCTGCTAATGCTACACGGATGGCCGGGATCAGTTGTGGAATTCCAAAAAATTATACCCATACTAACAAAACCTTGGCCTAATCAGAACTTCGTGTTCGAAGTTATTGCACCGTCACTTCCGGGATACGGTTTCTCAGAAGGAGCGGTACGACCGGGCATGGCCACTAGTCAG ATGGCTGTAGTATTCAAGAATCTGATGCATAGACTTGGCTTTGAAAAGTTTTATGTCCAAGGAGGTGATTGGGGATCTCTTATTTCCGCTAACATGGCTGCTCTATTCCCCGAAAA AATAACTGGCTTACACACGAACATGTGTGTCGTCCTGATGTCAGCGTCTAATTTCGCTTGGTCAATTATTGGTAGCTATTTCCCATCTTTAGTAGGAGCAAAGGAACATTATTCACTATATTACCCCTTCAGTGCAGCTATGTCTGCGCTAATTGAAGAAAGTGGTTATTTCCACATACAGGCTACAAAGCCAGACACTATAG GCACTGCATTAACTGCCTCGCCTGATGCATTAGCGGCATATATTTTGGAAAAGTTCAGCACATGGACAAATAAAGCATATAAAGAACGAGATGATGGTGgtttaacagaaaaatatacgttAGACGAGCTGTTAGacaatataatgatatattggGTCAGTAACAGCATTACTACAAGTGTCAGACTTTATGCTGAGAACTTTGATTCAGCATATAGAGCTTTAAAAGTTGATCA attGCCCATAAATGTACCTACAGCTTGTGCAGCATTCCCACAGGAATTATTACTTCAGCCTGAAAGTTTGCTTAAATCAAGATATCCTaacataattcaatataatattatgccACGTGGTGGACACTTTGCAGCTTTTGAAGAACCTAGACTCCTAGCTGAtgatattttcagttttgttaaaaaaactGAGGAACTTAAGGCAAAATCTGTATAA
- the LOC122571018 gene encoding guanine nucleotide exchange factor for Rab-3A-like: MEQRKLAKSCDTLARLNKNEHKLFENQNHCIKPLPITFNEEDAEIINNKDSINDSTKLNHCNNSSKPLLCIKDSQNSQEREPPSPTTLQWGRAIAEVKEHAVAKLQDELKRAHEELKLKDEEVTRLSRIKQDVEAELEELTASLFQEAHNMVREANVRQATAERLLEESRMKAEVLAAEVAALKTLVLTSTPAKPNFHLHPQIDTKSRPNSEDTQQGLFARKHRRSPSHFNLKYGRESSPPDSPLKEQRSSLPSDRETLERDWKKDSEKEKDKECKDFGLEVDPRVHTEFLKWKANPCVDKGDPFVGRIFTEDIDLCLDFPNKELGTKVKQAVLDGIIFIEAISDKTKFTFPKKCVLLEAPRQCYYRMRFGDQENQWYSISQICRNRIIAVCDFLNYLRYIERGLVKSSVHDVYWEITRLRKEMAFARLGLALSS; the protein is encoded by the exons ATGGAACAAAGAAAACTTGCAAAATCCTGTGACACTCTGGCAAGGTTGAACAAGAATGAAcataaattgtttgaaaatcaAAATCATTGTATCAAGCCATTACCTATTACATTTAATGAAGAAGATGccgaaataataaacaataaagaTTCCATTAATGATTCAACAAAACTCAACCATTGTAATAACTCCTCAAAAccattattatgtataaagGACTCTCAA AACTCTCAGGAAAGAGAACCACCCTCACCAACCACTCTACAATGGGGTAGAGCTATAGCAGAAGTAAAGGAACATGCTGTAGCAAAATTACAAGATGAACTTAAGAGAGCACATGaggaattaaaattgaaagatgaaGAAGTCACAAGACTTTCAAGAATTAAACAAGATGTTGAAGCTGAATTGGAGGAACTCACTGCCAGCCTCTTTCAG gAGGCACATAATATGGTACGAGAAGCAAATGTACGTCAAGCTACAGCAGAGCGCCTACTGGAGGAAAGTCGTATGAAAGCTGAAGTTTTGGCTGCAGAAGTAGCGGCTCTAAAAACATTAGTGTTAACTTCGACGCCAGCTAAACCAAACTTCCATCTACATCCGCAGATCGATACGAAAAGTCGTCCAAACAGTGAAGATACTCAGCAAGGTCTTTTTGCAAGGAAACATCGAAG ATCACCGTCgcatttcaatttaaaatacgGTCGAGAGAGTTCTCCACCGGATTCCCCACTGAAAGAACAAAGATCATCTTTACCTTCGGATCGAGAGACACTAGAAAGAGATTGGAAAAAAGATtcagaaaaggagaaagacaAAGAATGCAAAGACTTTGGCCTCGAAGTTGATCCTAGAGTACATACAGAGTTTCTTAAATGGAAAGCTAATCCATGTGTAGACAAAGGTGATCCTTTTGTTGGTAGAATCTTTACAGAAGACATCGATCTTTGCCTTGATTTCCCTAACAAAGAATTGGGTACAAAAGTTAAACAAGCCGTTCTCGATGGCATCATCTTTATCGAAGCGATCAGCGACAAAACTAAATTCACTTTTCCAAA aaAATGTGTATTGCTTGAAGCACCGCGCCAATGTTATTATCGTATGAGATTCGGAGATCAAGAAAATCAGTGGTACAGCATATCACAAATTTGTCGCAATCGa attATAGCGGTCTGCGactttttgaattatttacgtTACATTGAACGTGGCCTTGTTAAAAGCTCAg TTCACGATGTTTATTGGGAAATTACTCGATTACGGAAGGAAATGGCATTTGCTCGTTTGGGCCTCGCACTATCGTCTTAA